The DNA region ATCAACGACTTGCACTTTATCGATGGCATTTGCGGGTAAATTTCTAGATGCCATTTTTGGATCATCTCCAAAAAAAGACTTTCCATCTACTAAAATTTTGTTGACAGGTTTACCATTTACTGTGATATTACCATTCGCATCCACACGCACGCCAGGCAATTTTTTCAATAAATCTTCCACTAAAGCATTGGGCAAAGTTTTGAATGCGTTCGCATTAAATTCAATCGTATCTTTTTTTATCAAAACGGGTGGACGCTCAGAGATGACCACCACTTCATCCAAATCTTTTGTTGTCGTGACCATTTTCAAAGTATCGAAATTCATTTCTGATTGTCCATCGGTCAAATTAAAATTCATTCGTAACGCTTCATACCCAGAATACGTCGCTAACAAACGTAAATCTTTATCTGTAGGTAGATTTCCAATTTTGAAATTACCCTCCTCATTGGTCATTCTGTAGGTAACTATTGATGTATCCAACGCATTGAATACCGTAACCGTAACCAAGGGTAAGGCTTTCCCATTTTGATCGACCACTTTTCCAAAAATCTGCCCTTTTTGAGCAAATAAAACAGTCGTAAATAATAAACACACAATTGATCCAAGAAGTTTTCTCATACTTTTTTCTCTTGTAAATAAATAAACACCAACGATGCCAAACAATTAATAATTTGATTACCAACAATTTAATTACTTATTCAAAAACAATTTTGTCCGATTACGTACACAGATTGTACGTTTCTAATTAGAACGAAATTTTTCTAAATAGGTTACTTATAAGAGGCAATAAATTGTAAAAGTTGCAATTACAACTGGATTATTTTTTCGTTACTTTCGAAATGTCCATTTTTGATGTTTTACTTTTGCCAAATGCATTACAAATCAATTTTGAATTTTTTCCTATTATTTATCGGAATTTACACAGGAGCACGCGCACAAGACACGACACAAAAAATTACGCTGAATCGTATCAATGCCACGACGCAAGAGCAAAAACCTTATGTTATTCTAATATCTATTGATGGATTTCGGTACGACTATAGAAAAATTTATCATGCCAATCATTTGAATAAATTGGCAGAAAATGGCGTTGCAGCCCAATCGATGTATCCATCCTTTCCCTCAATCACATTCCCCAATCATTACACAATTGTAAGCGGATTATATCCGGCACATCATGGATTGATTGGTAATGACATTTATGATTCCGCAACAAATTCGCGCTATAGTTTAGGAAATGCTAAAGCAGTAAAAAATCCTTATTGGTATGGTGGCACACCGCTTTGGGTATTGGCAGAGAAACAACAAATGTTGAGTGCTAGTTTTTATTGGCCAGGTTCCGAAGCGCCTATTCAAAATACATTACCTACTTATTACTACGCTTACAATGAGAAAATACCTATTGCAAGCCGTATCCAGACGGTGGTTAATTGGTTAGAACTTCCAGCCGAAAAACGTCCACATTTTATCACATTTTATTTCCCACAAGTAGATCATGCAGGTCATAAATTTGGTCCTAAAAGCAAAGAAACTAAATCTGCAGTTGCCTTTGTAGATTCGTCCATCAATGCGTTAAATGATGCAGTTCAAAAAACTGGATTGCCCGTAAATTTCATCGTTGTTTCGGATCATGGCATGACTCAATTGAAAGAAAATAACCCGTTACACCTTCCATTCCAAGTGGATAGCACCTCAGAAACGATTGTTTCCAATGGTAGTTTGGTCGACATTTTCGTTCCCAATCCAACAAAGCGTGATAGTTTGTATAAAGAACTGCAATTAAAAAAGAAACATTTTGAAGTCTACTATAAAAACGAACTTCCGGAGGACTATCATTATCGTACTTCCGATGATCGCTACCATAGGATCGGCGATATCGTATTAGTTGCACACGCGCCTTTTTATTTTTCCAATCACAAAAAAACAATCGCAGGTTCGCATGGATTTTATGTAAAAGAAACGCCTGACATGCAAGCAACCTTCTTGGCATGGGGACCAGCATTCAAATCAGGAATAACGATCCCATCTTTTACTAATATTGAAATTTTCCCATTAATCGCCGACATTCTTGGATTGAAATACGATCCCAATTCTATTGATGGAAAAGATATTTTAGCTAAGGAAATTTTAAAATAAAGCAAAGGCTACATTTTTTATACATTCGCTTAAATAAATTCGTGCTATGAGTTCATCCTTATATGTTATAAAGATTGGAGGCAATATAATTGATCATCCTGACGCATTGAGTACCTTTTTGGATAAATTTAGTTCGATTAAAGCACCCAAAATTCTAGTGCATGGCGGCGGAAAAATTGCAACCAAACTAGGAGAAAAATTAGGCATCGTATCTCAATATGTGGATGGGCGCCGCATTACCAACGATGAGACCATTGACCTAGTAACTATGGTGTATGGTGGATTGATTAACAAACAAATCGTAGCGCAACTACAAATGTGTCAAACCAATGCTATTGGGCTAACTGGTACTGATGGCAATAGTATTCCAGCGCATAAGCGTCCAGTCAAGGAAGTTGATTTTGGATGGGTGGGTGATGTTGAAACAGAAAAAATAAATACCGAATTACTTAGTGCCTTATTACATAGTCAAGTCACGCCAGTATTTGCGCCGCTTACGCACGATCAAAACGGACATATTTTAAATACTAATGCGGATACGATTGCATCCTCTTTGGCAATTGCGCTTTCTTCTATTTTTCAAGTACGTTTGATTTATTGTTTTGAGAAAAAAGGTGTTTTAGAAAATGTGAATGATGACAATAGTGTTATCCGAAATATCAATGCTCAATATTACGCACAACTCAAAGCGGAAAACAAATTATTTGAAGGCATTTTACCCAAATTAGACAATGCCTTTTCCGCGATTCAAAAA from Rhizosphaericola mali includes:
- a CDS encoding alkaline phosphatase family protein, giving the protein MHYKSILNFFLLFIGIYTGARAQDTTQKITLNRINATTQEQKPYVILISIDGFRYDYRKIYHANHLNKLAENGVAAQSMYPSFPSITFPNHYTIVSGLYPAHHGLIGNDIYDSATNSRYSLGNAKAVKNPYWYGGTPLWVLAEKQQMLSASFYWPGSEAPIQNTLPTYYYAYNEKIPIASRIQTVVNWLELPAEKRPHFITFYFPQVDHAGHKFGPKSKETKSAVAFVDSSINALNDAVQKTGLPVNFIVVSDHGMTQLKENNPLHLPFQVDSTSETIVSNGSLVDIFVPNPTKRDSLYKELQLKKKHFEVYYKNELPEDYHYRTSDDRYHRIGDIVLVAHAPFYFSNHKKTIAGSHGFYVKETPDMQATFLAWGPAFKSGITIPSFTNIEIFPLIADILGLKYDPNSIDGKDILAKEILK
- the argB gene encoding acetylglutamate kinase produces the protein MSSSLYVIKIGGNIIDHPDALSTFLDKFSSIKAPKILVHGGGKIATKLGEKLGIVSQYVDGRRITNDETIDLVTMVYGGLINKQIVAQLQMCQTNAIGLTGTDGNSIPAHKRPVKEVDFGWVGDVETEKINTELLSALLHSQVTPVFAPLTHDQNGHILNTNADTIASSLAIALSSIFQVRLIYCFEKKGVLENVNDDNSVIRNINAQYYAQLKAENKLFEGILPKLDNAFSAIQKGVKEVLIGHADDIITNTTAQTTGTLIEA